GCTGAGGGCATAGCCGAAATAGAAGGCGTTCCAGGCAATGGAGTGATGCAAGGCTGCCATAACGTAAAGGAGGCTCAGGCTTAAAGCCAGGCCAGGCTCCCAATGACGCCGGAAAAAGCTATAGACCAAAAAAGCGTTCACCCCGGTACCCAGGCAATTGATCAAAACCAAGCGCGAGTATTGTAATCCGGCAATTTTCACCAGACCATAATAAATCAAATGAAAAAAGGGGAACCACTGTTCGCCGTCAGGAGTGACCAGATATTGCCCGAAAGGGTATTGGACCATGGCAATGAGTGCGGTCCAATCATCCATCATATAAAAAAATATCGGTTTCCAAAATATCAGGACCGGCAAGGCCATTAACAACAGCAAGACCATGAACGGGCGGTCCGGAAGAGAAGCCGGCCTTGATTTTCCGGGATTTGACTCGTTAGCCTGTTTCATGCCTCTAGGCTCCCGGCTCCTCACCCAAGCCATGGCCAGAGGTAGCAGGAGCGCCGGGGGGAAAAGATAAACCCGGTTTGCTTTCTGAGTCAATTCCTAGTATGAATTTCAAGAGACAGGCCAGCTTGGTCAGAAGGGACTTCCTTTCCCGAGGGGCCGTTAAGGGCCGGTGACGGGTGTGGCAACAGAAATTCGCAGGCTTTAACACCCGACTTTTAACCCTATATTTATATCTCATAATCAGGAGAATGGAAAGTATGTTGGCCGGAAAAAAAGTGTTGGTGGTTATGCCTGCCTATAATGCTGAACAAACCCTGGAACGCACCTTCCAGGATATTCCTTTTGATGTGGTGGATGAAGTGCTGTTGGTGGACGACGCCTCCCACGACGAGACGGTAGCGGTGGCCCGGAAATTAGGCATCCGGTGTTTTTTGCATGAGCGCAATATGGGCTACGGCCGCAACCAGAAGACTTGTTACACTGAGGCCCTGAAATTAGGGGCGGATATCGTAGTCATGGTCCACCCCGATTATCAGTATTCCCCCAAAATTATCCCGGCCCTGGCTGGCTTGGTGGCCAGCGGCGAATACGAGGTGGCCATCGGCTCCCGGATTTTGGGAGGCGCCACCCGCCAAGGCGGCATGCCCGCCTATAAATATTTTTTCAACCGCTGCCTGACCTTTTTTCAGAACCTGCTCCTGGGGGCCAAGCTCTCAGAATATCATACCGGTTTTCGGGCCTTTTCCCGGAAAGTCCTGGAGACCCTGCCCCTCTGGGAGAACTCCGACGATTTTGTCTTTGACAACCAGATGCTGGCCCAGGTCATTTTCTTCGGTTTTCCCATCGGTGAAGTGTCCTGTCCCACACGCTATTTTGAAGAAGCCTCCAGCATCAATTTCCCCCGGAGTGTGAAATACGGCCTGGGAGTGCTGGTGACGTCGGTGGAATTTTTCTTGCAAAAGCGGGGCTGGGGCTCGTTTCGCATCTTCTCGTCCCACGGCCGGGGCCTGATCCCCCAGGATTACTACACCTCCGCCCGGCTTCCCTCTTCTCCCTGAAGGAAATCAATCAGAACTCCTGAGCCCTTAGCTCTCTCAAAATAATGAAAAGACCGGGAGCACAGGCTTTCCAGCCTGTGCTTGGACACCCGGGAGCGGGGTTACTAGACCTGACGCCGAAATTTTCCAAGCAGCCTTGAAAAGTGATAGGCTTTTTTATCATGGTCGCGGTGCCTTCTTTCCCCCTTAATCGTCCCTATCCTCTCGCAAATCTGACAACCTCACGCCCTCCACCGGCCCGGTTTGCACCAGCCAGGTGAGGAAGGAACGGATCTTGCCGACGAACCGCTGGACCGCAATTTCAGCGGGAAAAAGCCGGGAGGCCCCGGGCTTGAGCTCAGAGGAGTGGAAAAACATGGTGAGGACCCGGCCGCCCCGGCTCCGGTGGAGGCGGGCCGCCAGCCGCATGGAAGCCAGGGGATACCAGGCCGGCTGCACCCCGGCCGCGCCCACATACCGGAACGAGTTGCGCAGACACCGGCCCCAGGCTGGAGGCAACACCGCGGCCAGCCGCGTCACTAATCCCGGCGTCCCGGCCAGCACCGGCACCATGGTGACGGGAACCTCCAGAAGTTCGTGGTGGTTTTGTCCCGGGACGTGCAGCACAAAAGGGTCCGCCGGGGCAAGGAAATAGCCGGCCTCAGCCCCCTTGGGGGTGAGAGGCGCCACGCTGCTATCCACCGAGAGATTGAACTCCGGCAGCAAACCCCATATCTGAGGCCCCGCGTCAAACCGGCCCATGCGGAAGGACCGGGGCGCATCTTCCAGGTTGGTCTGTATCTGGTGGAGCAAATTGTCGCATTTATCCCGGAGGAGGTCCCGGGGCAGCCTTGCGGAGGATATCGGTTCGGGGTCGGGCAGATCAAGATAAGGCGGGGTGTTCCAGGGATGTAAATGAACCCCGATCTCCGCCCCATAACGATCTCGCCACCGGGTCAGGACCCGGCAGGCCGCGGGGTCCCGGGCCACCTGGTAGGTGACCAAAAGCGTCAGGGGCAGGCCGAATTCTTCGGGGATGAACGCCAGGCGCGAAAGTTCCGCCACGTTGGTCACTCCCGGGGGCGTCCGGGGATAGTGGCCAAAAAACAGTCCCTCTTCTTCCACATCGATGGAGATCACTAGTTTCATGTAAGACGTTTTTTTCTGGTTTCCCAGCTACTGTTACGAAAAATTTTCCGTAGGGTGCGTCTTACGCACCATTACCTTATGGCAGCGGTGGGCACGGAGTCCCGCCCCCCGGCCCTACTCACCGGCCCCGCAGGTCAATGGCCACTTTAAGACTTTTGTGGCTGCGCTTGTTGAAGGCCGCCTGAAAAGCCTTCCGGTAATCCTCCAGGCGAAAAAGGTGGGAGACCAGACCCCGGGAAGGGTAATCCCCCCGGGCCAGCAGTTCCATGGCTTTTTCATAGGTGCGGACTTTTTGGCCCCGAAAAACGCCGTGGGAGTACATAGAAGATCCGGTAAGCGTCAGCTCCCGAAACCACAGGCTGGAGAAGTCCACCGGCCCTATGGCGCCCGCGGTTCCCACCAGAACGTAAGTCCCCCTGCCGCGCAAAGCCAGAAGTCCCTCCTGGAGTGAGCTTTGCCCGCCCACACAGTCAAAGAACAGGTCGGCGCCACCTTCCAGGTTGCCGCCCCCTAAGGTGGTGGGCACCAGCCTGGCCCCCACGGCCTCGCCCAGTTCGGCCCGGCTGGGGCTGGACAGCACGACCTCCGCGCCGCCCTCCCGGGCCAGTTCGGCCTGAAAAGGATGGCGGGCCACCGCTATTATCCGGGCCTCCGAGCCCAGGACCCGTAACAGGCGCACTAGGTGCTGGGCAATGATGCCGGCACCGTAAACCACTACGATGTGCCGATCGTCGGGAAAGTGGTCCAGGACCGGCTGCAGCGCTGAAGCCAGAGAATCGGTGAGCACCGCCACCTCATCGGGGACGTGGTCAGGCACCCGCACCAACCGGCTGGGGTGGGCGGCCATCATTTCGGCCATGCCGCCCCCCACCCTCTGGGTAAAGCCCAGGATCACCCCGGGAGGCAGGTCGCCTTTCAGAAAATTTTCACAGAGGTTGTACTCCCCCGCGGCACACGCTGGGCATGGCGGCAGGCCTCTGACTTCACAGGGCAGCACCGGCTCCACCACCACCCGGTCGCCGACGCGCCATTCCGACCCCGGCGAAGACTCTACCACTTCTGCCACCACTTCGTGTCCCAGCACCGCCGGCAGAGACGCGTAGGGCTCCAGTAAGAAAGACTCCGCCCCTTTCAGCAGGTTCAGGTCCGAGCCGCAGATGCCGCACATAAGGGGCCGCAATACCACCCAAGGCGGCCCGGGGGGGTTGAATTCCACCGTTTGCAGCCTGAGGGGCGCCAGCCGGCCAAAAAAGGTCCGGGGCCAGAAGCGGTTCAGGCCTTTGGCCAACAGGTAGCGGGCTACTGAACGGTAATAAACCAAGGCTCTCATGAGGTTGGTCTCATCGTGGGATAAGTCTCATTTTATAATTTGTCTTAACTGGATGTTCGTATTTCTTTAAACCGAAAACGGTATTTAAGGAATCTGTTCCGGCGTGGGACGGTTGTCAAGACCATTCTTTCTCCAAAGGGTTGGGGATTCCGCCGCAATGGGATATAATGGCAAATAAATCGGGACTTATAGCGATTGCCAAAAGTTCTTTTCCTCTTATTCCCCTCTCCCTTTTTGGGAGAGGGTCAGGGGTTAATTAAGAAAAACTTTTGGCAATGAGTATACCGGCCCCGGTGCACTCATTATATCAAATATCGAGGCACGCGGTTTTCATGCATACAAGAAGCAGGATTGCGCTGGGGGTGGTAGTTAAAAATTTCCGGCGTCTGGCAAAGCATCCTTGGATCAGCACTAAATTGGCCACTATCCAGGGCGAAAAGTGGCTCTTCAATGTGCTCTACCCCCAGGCCCAAACCGGGCAGGCCAAAAAGATCCGCCAGTTGAGTTTGCGGATCACCGACATCTGCAATTTGCGCTGCCACACCTGCGGGCAATGGGGCGACCAAGGCTTCTTGCACGGCAGCAATCTGCGGAATTTGAAGCAGAACGAAGTCTCTTTAGACCGGTACCTGGAAATCCTCCGGGACTTGGTGCAGCACGGCCACCATCCCACGGTCTACCTGTGGGGCGGCGAACCCATGCTTTATGAGGGGTCGCTCGAGTTGATCGAAGCGGCCACCAAACTTAGGCTGCCCACCGCCATCGCCACCAACGGCACCCGGATTGCCGCGGCCGCAGACAGGCTGGTTAAGGCCCCCATGTTTCTTCTGCAGGTTTCCATCGACGGTCCCGATGCCGCCCGGCATAATCAGGCGCGCCCGGGGGTGGGGGGCGCCGACAACTTTGCCGATATTCAAGCCGGCCTGGCCGCGGTGGGGGAGGCCCGCCGGGACCGCCGCAGCACTCTGCCCCTGATTGCTTCTCTCACCACCGTCTCCCAGCATAATTTCCGGAACCTGGTGGACATTTATGAGTCCTTTAGGGATAAGGTGGACCTCTTTATCTTTTACCTCTCCTGGTGGATCGACCAGGAGGCGGTTAAGAATCACGAAGCGGACTTTAGCCGGCGCTTCGGGTTCAGTCCCACGCTTCACCAGGGCTGGGTGGGAGGCTGGCGCCCCGATGATTACCGGGAGTTGGACCGCCAGTTACAGACTGTACTGAAAATGTCCCGGTCGTCCACCGCACCCCCGGTTTCTCTGATCCCTTCCGTGATCGGCGAGGACGATTTGCGCACTTATTATACCGACCACCAGGCCCGGTTCGGCTTCAATCAGTGCATCTCAATATTTTCGGCTGCCGAAATCGATAGCAACGGCGATCTCTCGCCCTGCCGGGATTATCATGACTATGTGGTGGGCAACATCAAAGAGGCAACGCTTACCGAACTGTGGAATTCCCCGGCCTACGTGCGTTTCCGCCAGAGCCTGGCTACCGAAGGCCTGATGCCCGTCTGCTCCCGCTGTTGTGGCCTGATGGGGTATTAAGATGCACAGAAATTTTGGGGGAGAGGGTAGGGGGCAGGCCCCTTCTCACTCCCCCAACCCCGTTTCTCTCAGACTCGCTTCCGCCCCTTCACGCCCGGCCCGCCTGGTTTTCCTCCTCCAAGATTTAACCTTCGGCGGCACCCAACGCCAAACCCTGGAGTTGGCCCGGCGGCTCAACCCGGCGCGCTTTCAGGTCGAGATCTGGGTGCTGGCCGCGGGGGAGCAATTGATGCCGTTAGCAGAGCGCCACGGCATCCCCGTGATCCGGCTGGGGCGGCGCCAACAGGTGGGGCCCGGGGCCCTGGCCCGTCTGGGTCGGCGGCTTATGAATCAGCACCTCGATGTGCTCATGCCTCTCACCGTAGTGCCCAATATCTGGGGCCGGATGCTAGGCCGCCTGGCCAAAGTCCCCCTGATTATCGGCAACTGCCGGGGCGGCGGGGCTCCCCGGCAGCAATACGAGCGCCGGCTTTGGCCTTTGGCCCACCATATCTTGTGTAACAGCCAGGCCATTCAACGGGTGTTGACCGACTCTTGCGGAGTTCCGGCAGCCCGCCTGACCACGATCTTAAACGGTGTGGATACGGACTATTTTCAGCCCCCCGCGAGCCCGGCCGCCGGCCCGCCCCGGGTCTTGTCTGTGGCCCGGATGGTGCCGGAAAAAGACCATGATACCCTGCTGGCGGCCTTTCACCTGACGGCCAAGGCTTACCCCGAGGCGGAATTGTGGCTGGTGGGAGATGGCCCCCGCCTGGCGGAGGTCAAGGGTCTGGCCCGGCGACTCCTGCCCGGGGACCGGGTTAAATTTTTACCCACCAATGAAGACCTGCGCCCGCTGCTCCAGCAAGCCAGTCTCCTGGCGCTCAGCTCCCGGACCGAAGCCCTCCCCAACGTGGTTCTGGAGGCCATGGCCGCGGGCTTGCCGGTGGTAGCCACCCGGGTGGGCGGGGTCCCCGAACTGGTGGAATTAAACCGGACCGGCTGGCTGGTGAATCCTGGGGATGCCCCGGCACTGGCTGCGGCCCTGAGCCAGGCGGCTTCAGACCCCGATGCCAGGCAGG
This window of the Desulfobaccales bacterium genome carries:
- a CDS encoding glycosyltransferase, with amino-acid sequence MHRNFGGEGRGQAPSHSPNPVSLRLASAPSRPARLVFLLQDLTFGGTQRQTLELARRLNPARFQVEIWVLAAGEQLMPLAERHGIPVIRLGRRQQVGPGALARLGRRLMNQHLDVLMPLTVVPNIWGRMLGRLAKVPLIIGNCRGGGAPRQQYERRLWPLAHHILCNSQAIQRVLTDSCGVPAARLTTILNGVDTDYFQPPASPAAGPPRVLSVARMVPEKDHDTLLAAFHLTAKAYPEAELWLVGDGPRLAEVKGLARRLLPGDRVKFLPTNEDLRPLLQQASLLALSSRTEALPNVVLEAMAAGLPVVATRVGGVPELVELNRTGWLVNPGDAPALAAALSQAASDPDARQAMGKAGRERAVKHFSLETMARQYESLLDRLLQEKRR
- a CDS encoding zinc-binding dehydrogenase, which codes for MRALVYYRSVARYLLAKGLNRFWPRTFFGRLAPLRLQTVEFNPPGPPWVVLRPLMCGICGSDLNLLKGAESFLLEPYASLPAVLGHEVVAEVVESSPGSEWRVGDRVVVEPVLPCEVRGLPPCPACAAGEYNLCENFLKGDLPPGVILGFTQRVGGGMAEMMAAHPSRLVRVPDHVPDEVAVLTDSLASALQPVLDHFPDDRHIVVVYGAGIIAQHLVRLLRVLGSEARIIAVARHPFQAELAREGGAEVVLSSPSRAELGEAVGARLVPTTLGGGNLEGGADLFFDCVGGQSSLQEGLLALRGRGTYVLVGTAGAIGPVDFSSLWFRELTLTGSSMYSHGVFRGQKVRTYEKAMELLARGDYPSRGLVSHLFRLEDYRKAFQAAFNKRSHKSLKVAIDLRGR
- a CDS encoding radical SAM protein; protein product: MHTRSRIALGVVVKNFRRLAKHPWISTKLATIQGEKWLFNVLYPQAQTGQAKKIRQLSLRITDICNLRCHTCGQWGDQGFLHGSNLRNLKQNEVSLDRYLEILRDLVQHGHHPTVYLWGGEPMLYEGSLELIEAATKLRLPTAIATNGTRIAAAADRLVKAPMFLLQVSIDGPDAARHNQARPGVGGADNFADIQAGLAAVGEARRDRRSTLPLIASLTTVSQHNFRNLVDIYESFRDKVDLFIFYLSWWIDQEAVKNHEADFSRRFGFSPTLHQGWVGGWRPDDYRELDRQLQTVLKMSRSSTAPPVSLIPSVIGEDDLRTYYTDHQARFGFNQCISIFSAAEIDSNGDLSPCRDYHDYVVGNIKEATLTELWNSPAYVRFRQSLATEGLMPVCSRCCGLMGY
- a CDS encoding glycosyltransferase family 2 protein, which translates into the protein MLAGKKVLVVMPAYNAEQTLERTFQDIPFDVVDEVLLVDDASHDETVAVARKLGIRCFLHERNMGYGRNQKTCYTEALKLGADIVVMVHPDYQYSPKIIPALAGLVASGEYEVAIGSRILGGATRQGGMPAYKYFFNRCLTFFQNLLLGAKLSEYHTGFRAFSRKVLETLPLWENSDDFVFDNQMLAQVIFFGFPIGEVSCPTRYFEEASSINFPRSVKYGLGVLVTSVEFFLQKRGWGSFRIFSSHGRGLIPQDYYTSARLPSSP